One Pseudorasbora parva isolate DD20220531a chromosome 4, ASM2467924v1, whole genome shotgun sequence genomic region harbors:
- the LOC137073669 gene encoding CMRF35-like molecule 1, with product TDNTTAKVFTVTITDLRTEDEGRYWCAVERTLATDRAITDVYSEIYLQFKQAVVVGDPETVIGHRGERVDIRCTYDSGYEANQKYFCRGNCLFSNKIIIKSGSPAKDERFSLTDDTTARVFTVTITDLRTEDEGRYWCAVERTLTDVYSEISLQIKQEYYCSSNSLIHLIRISSVLFSHVNITCLAVHTDLAPVAVGLGSALLVLTLCSGVLLILKKRKWKSGTALFHQSVQLKMETYHIYEEISNSDDTAVTSSANQTPASHLNTRPKVSTVYATVTNQQPDSNPSHTHNQMTDTDWDYFDNMNPPEATQDSGTELIYTTVTHPQIVTTNECPIYSVIN from the exons ACTGACAACACGACGGCCAAAGTTTTTACCGTCACCATCACTGATCTGAGAACAGAGGATGAAGGCCGATACTGGTGTGCTGTGGAGAGGACTTTAGCTACTGATAGGGCTATAACTGATGTCTATTCAGAGATTTATTTGCAGTTTAAACAGG CTGTTGTTGTTGGTGATCCAGAGACAGTTATAGGACACAGAGGAGAGAGAGTCGACATCAGATGCACATATGACTCTGGATATGAAGCAAATCAAAAGTATTTTTGTAGAGGAAAttgtttattttcaaataaaatcatCATTAAATCAGGATCTCCAGCTAAAGACGAGAGATTCTCTCTGACTGACGACACGACGGCCAGAGTTTTCACCGTCACCATCACTGATCTGAGAACAGAGGATGAAGGCCGATACTGGTGTGCTGTGGAGAGGACTTTAACTGATGTCTATTCAGAGATTTCTTTGCAGATTAAACAGG AATATTATTGTTCATCTAACAGTCTAATACATCTAATCAGAATCAGCAGTGTGTTGTTTTCTCATGTAAATATCACATGTTTAGCGGTGCATACAGACCTGGCTCCTGTTGCTGTCGGTCTGGGTTCGGCTCTGCTGGTTCTGACTCTGTGTTCTGGAGTTTTACTCATCCTGAAAAAGAGGAAGTGGAAAAGTGGGACAG CTTTATTTCATCAAAGTGTGCAGCTCAAAATGGAG ACTTACCACATATATGAAGAGATTTCAAACAGTGACGACACCGCAGTAACATCTTCAGCCAATCAGACGCCTGCATCACACCTCAACACCCGCCCTAAAGTCTCTACTGTTTACGCCACAGTAACCAATCAGCAGCCTGATTCAAACCCCAGTCACACCCATAATCAGATGACAGATACAGACTGGGATTATTTTGACAATATGAACCCGCCTGAAGCGACACAGGACAGCGGGACAGAACTGATCTACACAACAGTTACACATCCTCAAATCGTCACAACAAACGAGTGTCCTATCTATTCAGTgatcaattaa